The following is a genomic window from Amycolatopsis sp. BJA-103.
GGGAGAAGGGCGTGCAGGACCTGCTCGCCGCGCTCCCCCGGATCCGCCGCGCCAAACCGGGGACCAGGCTGGTCGTCGCGGGCAAGGGCAGGCATCTGGAGGAACTGGTCGACCAGGCGCGCAAGCTGCGCGTCCGCCGCGCGGTGGACTTCGTCGGGCACCTGTCCGACCGTGAACTGCGCGCCGTGCTGGCCGCTGCCGACGCCGTCGTGCTGCCCAGCCGGTACGAACCGTTCGGGATCGTCGCGCTGGAAGCCGCCGCCGCGAAGGCGCCGCTCGTGGCGTCCACCGCCGGAGGGCTCGGCGAGGTCGTCGTCGACGGCGAGACCGGCCTGGCGTTCAGCCCCGGCGACGTCGACGCGCTCGGGGACGCCGTCGAAGCGGTGCTGGACGACGAGGTCGCCGCCGCGCGACGGGCGCTGACCGCGCAGTCGCGCCTGGCCGCGGACTTCGACTGGGGCCGGATCGCCGAGGCGACCGCCGCGGTCTACCGGCGGACTCGCGTCGGGGAACCGGTGGAACTGGGCCGCCCGAAGATCGCGACGGGCAACGCGTTCGAGCCGTGATGCGGGGCGGAGGGGAATCCGGGCCGTCGGGGGACCCGGACCCCCCTCCACGAGCGTCGCGGGTCGCGAGGGGCGCGACCCCCGGGACTGCTCTAGGTGACGAAGATCAGAAGTGACAGGGGCGGACACAGTCCGGCTGCGCCGAGACCGTCACCGAAGCCGACACGGCCGGTACGGCGAGGGCGACCGCGAGGACGGCGAAAGCTGTCGCCAAGACCCTTCTCAACTGCTTCTTCATGGTGACTCCTCGGAGATCCGGGCGGATTTCCCACCCGGCGCCGAGCATCCGCGCGACCCGCCGCGGAAACAACGGGGGTATCACTAGGTACCGCTACCTAATCGCGGTCCGTGACCGGTTCATCCCTTTCTGCCGGTCAAGATCCTCACCTGGACCGGCTCCACGAACGGTGCGTGCGGGGAGATCGCCGCGCTGAGCCGCTCCTCGAACCCGGCTCGTTCATCCGGCTTCGGCAGCCTGTCCTCCGGGGTCGCGGAGTAGACCGCGCCGATGACGAATTCCAGGTCGATCTCGTCCTCGTACTCGACGACGGTCTCTCCCGCGGTGAACCCGGCCGCTTCCAGGCTCGCCCGATAGCGGTCCTGTTCCTCCTGATCGGCCCCGCAGGTGCGCACGAGCGGCTGTCCCAGCCAACCGGACAGATACTCGCGCAACGCCCTCGACCACGGGCTGTCGTGCAGCCACATCGGCGCGCCGTTCGTGATCACGGCGATCCCGCCGCCGGGCCGGACCAGGGAATGAAGGGCGGGGAACAGCGTTTCGCGGTCCATCCAGTGCAGTGCCTGCCCGATGGTGACCACGCCGAGCTTCTCTTTGCCCAGCAAGGCTTCCAGGGCCGGAACGTCACTGTCGGCGCCGACGAGCCAAGTCACGTTGGCAATCCCCGCGGCCGCTTTCCTGGCCTGGGCGAGCATGTCCGGCTCGGGATCCATGCCGACGGCCACGCGCGTCCGGCCGGCGAGCGGCAAGGTCAGCTGACCCGTGCCGCAGCCGAGATCCAGTGCCGCGTCATCGGCGGTGAGCCCGAATTCCGCCACCAGCGCGTCCAGGACTCCGGCCGGATAGCCGCGGCGGTAGCGCTGATAGAACTCGGCGACCTCGCCGCTGAACTTGAGGATCGTCATACCCGTGATGGTGACCGGGCCCGCGCCCCTCCCGCCGCCGCTTTCGCCGTCGGCGGAACGCGAAGGCCCCGCCCACCGGGGTGTGGTGGTGGGCGGGGCCTCCGCGACAACGCGCGCCCGACAGCGCTACCGGAAGGAGCGCGCGCGTGAATCGGGTCCGGCGGCGGGGAGCCTCCGCCACCGGACCCGTTGGGCCACACCGTCCCAAACCGGTGTGGAACCCGGCCGCCCCGCGTCAGGTAGGGGCGGCCGGAGCCTCGTGTCAGTGCGTGGTCAGGTACCGGGCGTACGCACCGGTCGTCAGGAAGCTCGGCAGCTTCTCGCCCAGCGCGGTCTCGGTGAAGATCTCGTAGGCGTCGCCGAGACGGTTGCCCTCGCCCAGTTCGGACCGCACCGACGCCAGCTCTTCGTCCAAATAGGACACGGTGAGCTCGTGGGTGAGCGCGGTGCCGTCTTCGAGCTTGGTGCCGTTGCGGATCCACTGCCAGATCTGGCAACGGGCGATCTCGGCGGTGGCGGCGTCCTCCATCAGGTTGTGGATCGCCGCCGCGCCGGTCCCGCGCAGCCAGGCGTCGATGTAGCGCAGCGCGACGTTGATGTTGGCGCGGACACCGGCTTCGGTGACCTCGCCACCGGCGCTGGCGACGTCGAGCAGGTCCTCGGCGGTGACGACGACGTCCTCACGGAGCTTGCCGAGCTGGTTGGGCCAGCCGCCGAGGACACCGTCGAACACCTCGCGGCAGACCGGGACGAGGCCGGGGTGCGCGACCCACGAGCCGTCGAAGCCGTCGTTCGCCTCGCGTTCCTTGTCCTGGCGGACCTTTTCGAGCGCGGTCGCGTTGATCTCCGGGTCCTTGCTCGGGATGAACGCGGCCATGCCGCCGATGGCGTGCGCCCCGCGCTGGTGGCAGGTGCTCACCAGCAGTTCGGTGTAGGCACGCATGAACGGGACGGTCATCGTCACCTGCGCGCGGTCCGGGAGCACGAAGTCCGCGCCGTGCGACGAGAAGTTCTTGATGACGCTGAAGATGTAGTCCCAGCGGCCGGCGTTGAGCCCGGCGACGTGCTCGCGCAGTTCGTAGAGGATCTCCTCCATCTCGAACGCGGCGGTGATCGTCTCGATCAGCACGGTCGCCCGGATGGTGCCGCGCGGGATACCGAGTTCCCGTTGCGCCAGCAGGAAGACGTCGTTCCACAGCCGCGCTTCGAGGTGGTTTTCGAGCTTCGGCAGGTAGAAGTACGGACCGCTGCCGCGGGCCAGCAGCTGGCGCGCGTTGTGGAAGAAGTAGAGACCGAAGTCGACCAGGCTCGCCGAAACCGGGCGGCCGTCGATGCGGATGTGCTTCTCCACCAGGTGCCAGCCGCGCGGGCGGGCGACGATCGTCGCGGGCTCGTCGCCGATCGTGTAGCGCTTGCCCGCCTCGGTGGTGAAGTCGATGTTGCGGCGGATCGCGTCGAACAGGTTGAGCTGGCCGTCGATGACGTTGTGCCAGGTCGGCGAGGTCGCGTCCTCGAAGTCGGCGAGCCAGACCTTGGCGCCGGAGTTGAGCGCGTTGACCGTCATCTTGCGGTCGGTCGGGCCGGTGATCTCGACGCGGCGGTCTTCGAGACCGGGCGCGGCCGGGGCGACCGACCAGCTGCTGTCTTCGCGGATCGAACGCGTCTCGGGCAGGAAGCCCAGCGGCTTCTCGCCGGACTGCAGCTCTTCGCGGCGCAAGCGGCGCGCGTCGAGCAGCTCGCGGCGACGACCGGCGAACGCGTTGTCGAGCTTGGCCACGAAGTCCAGCGCGGCCGGGGTGAGGATCTCGTCGAACCGGGCTCCGGCGGGTCCGCAGACGTCGATCCGGTAGTTCAGCTTCTCAACCATGGTGTGCCTCCGCTGGGCTTCGCGAAAGAGAGTTAGAGGGGAAGAGGGGAGGTGGCGGTCTCCCGGGGTCGAAAGACCGCCACCTCCTCACCTACTTGCGAGGGATCAGAACTGCTCGGCCTCGGTGGAGCCGGCGAGCGCGGTCGTGGAGCTGGTCGGGTTCAGCGCGGTCGCGACGTTGTCGAACCAGCCGGTGCCGACCTCGCGCTGGTGCTTCGTGGCGGTGTAACCGCGGTCCTCCGAAGCGAACTCGCGCTCCTGCAGGTCGACGTAGGCGGTCATGCCCTCGCGGGCGTAACCGTGCGCCAGGTCGAACATCGAGTAGTTCAGGGCGTGGAAGCCGGCCAGGGTGATGAACTGGAACTTGTAGCCCATGTGGCCGAGCTCGCGCTGGAACTTCGCGATCGTCGCGTCGTCCAGGTGCTTCTTCCAGTTGAACGACGGCGAGCAGTTGTAGGCCAGCATCTGGTCCGGGTACTTCGCCTTGATCGCCTCGGCGAACTGGCGGGCGACCTCGAGGTCCGGCTTGGAGGTCTCCATCCACAGCAGGTCGGCGTACTCGGCGTAGGCCAGACCGCGGTCGATACAGGGGTCGATGCCGTTGGTGACGTTGTAGAAGCCCTCGGCGGTGCGCTCGCCGGTGACGTACTTGCGGTCACGCTCGTCGACGTCGCTGGTGATCAGCGTCGCGGCCTGGGCGTCGGTGCGGGCGACGATCAGCGACGGCACGTTCAGCACGTCCGCGGCGAGGCGGGCGGCGTTCAGCGTGCGCTCGTGCTGCTTGGTCGGGATCAGCACCTTGCCGCCGAGGTGGCCGCACTTCTTCTCGGACGCGAGCTGGTCCTCCCAGTGCACACCCGCGGCACCGGCGGCGATCATGCCCTTCATCAGCTCGAAGGCGTTGAGCGGGCCACCGAAGCCGGCCTCGGCGTCGGCGACGATCGGGGCGAACCAGTCGGTGTCGGTGTTGCCCTCGGCCCAGTTGATCTGGTCGGCGCGGCCCAGCGCGTTGTTGATGCGGCGGACGACGGCGGGCACCGAGTTGGCCGGGTAGAGGCTCTGGTCCGGGTAGGTCTGGCCGGAGAGGTTGGCGTCGGCGGCGACCTGCCAGCCGGACAGGTAGATGGCCTTGAGGCCGGCGCGGACCTGCTGCACCGCCTGGTTGCCGGTCAGCGCGCCCAGCGAGTGGACGTAGTCCTCGGTGTGCAGGAGGTCCCAAAGCTTCTCGGCACCGCGGCGGGCGAGCGTGTGCTCCTCGACCACGCTGCCGCGCAGCTTGACCACGTCAGCGGCCGAGTACGACCGCTTCACTCCCGCCCAGCGGGGGTCGGTCTCCCACTGCTTGGTCAGTTCGGCCGCCGCCTTCTCGAGCTGCTGCGCGTGCTCAGTCATCGGATTCTCCCGGTGTTGCGAAGTTTGCGAGTGATCGCCTTTCCTGATCCGACCCTGACATGACAGGGGAAATCCGATCCAGGCCTCCAATTTGCCAATTTCTGCGAAGCTTCCGTAGCATCTTGCAAAGGTTGCGAATCGCAGGTTCGCAAGCCGAGCGAAAATCCACGGGCTTGACCGTTAACTGAATCGTTCAGGCCCGGAAACCTTGCGGACAGAGAGGCCAGCGTGGACAAAACCTTCGCCGGAGCGAAGCTTCGGCATCTGCGCGAAAGCCGGTCGATGAGCCAGGCGGATCTCGCTCGTGTGCTGGAGATCTCACCCAGTTACCTCAACCAGATCGAGCACAACTCGCGTCCGTTGACCGTCCCGGTGCTGCTTCGCATCACTCAAGCGTTCGGAGTGGACACCGAGTTCTTCGCGAACAACGACACCGCACGGCTGGTGGCGGATGTGAAAGAGGCGCTGCTCGACGAGGTCCTCGGCATCGACGTCACCACCAGCGAGCTGAACGACCTCGCCACGAACCTGCCGACGATCGCGCAAGCACTGGTCAAACTGCATCGCAGCTACCGCAACTCGGTCGAGAACACCGCCGCGCTGACCACGGAGAACGGGCTGGGCATGCACGGCAGCGCGGCCGGGTCGCTGCCGCACGAAGAGGTCCGGGACTTCTTCTACGAGCGGGAAAACTACGTCGCCGAGCTGGACGAACGCGCCGAACGGATGGCGCACGACATCCCGCTGCAGCGCGGCCGGGTGCTCGCGGCGCTGAAGGAGACGCTGATCCAGCGCTACGGCGTCGATGTCACGAACGAAGGCATCGACGAGGCCAACGGCGAGCAGCACCGGTACGAACCGGGGCCGCGGGTGCTGCGGCTGGCGCCGAGCCTGCGCGTCGGGCAGCAGGCGTTCCGGATGGCTTCGCAGATCGCCCTGCTCGACTACGACGACCTGATCACCGAGCTCGCCGACTCGTGGGCCTTTTCCGGTCCCGCCGCGCGTTCGCTGGCGAGGGTCGGGCTGGCGAACTACTTCGCGGGCGCCCTGATCCTCCCCTATGGACCGTTCCTCTCCACCGCGGAACGCTTCCGCTACGACATCGAGCGGCTGTGCGACCACTTCGGCGTCGGCTTCGAGACGGTCTGCCACCGGCTCTCGACGTTGCAGCGGCCGAAGAACCGCGGCGTGCCGTTCTCGTTCGTGCGCGTCGACCGGGCGGGGAACATGTCGAAACGCCAGTCCGCGGCCGGTTTCCACTTCTCCAGGGTCGGCGGCGCCTGTCCACTGTGGAACATCTACGAGGCGTTCACCCAGCCGGGCAAGATCCTCACCCAGATCGCGACCCTTCCCGACGGCAAGAGCTACTTCTGGATCGCGCGGACGGTGTCCCGCAACATCGGCGGTTACGGCAGCCCCGGCAAGACGTTCACCGTCGGCCTCGGCTGCGAACTACGGCACGCGAAACGGCTGATCTATTCGACCGGGCTCGATCTCGACGACCGTGACGCGGCCACCCCGATCGGCATGGGTTGCAAAGTCTGCGAACGCCCGGCCTGCTCGCAGCGCGCGTTCCCGACGATCGGCAAGCAGCTGACCGTCGACGAGAACACCAGCACCTTCGTCCCGTACCCGGCGGTGCCCAAGGCGCCTTGAGCCGTCTTGATCTCCCTGGCAGGGTTGCCGACGACGGCCGTCGCCTGTGACGGCGGCCACCGCACTGGGGAGAACTTCATGATCTTGGTGACCGGAGCAGGCGGGAACGTCGGCACGGAACTGACCACAATCCTGGCGCGCGGCGGGCATCCCGTCCGGGCGCTGGTCCGCACGCCGCGCCCGCTGCCGGACGGGGCCGAAGGCGTGCCGGGCGATCTCAACGAACCGGCGAGCCTGAAACCCGCGCTGGACGGTGTCCGGGCGGTGTTCCTGCTCGGCGGCTACGACCACATGGCGGGCGCGCTCGAGGTGATGCGGGACGCGGGCGTCGAGCAGGTCACCCTGCTGTCGTCGCGTTCGGTCGCCGGCGCGCACGCGGACAACGCCGTGGCCGGGACGCACATGGCGGCCGAGGCGGCGGTGCGCGCGTCGGAGCTGGCGTGGACGTTCCTGCGGCCGAGCGGGTTCATGTCGAACACGCTGCAGTGGGCCGCGCAGCTCCGGGCGGGTGACGTCGTCCGCGAGCCGTTCGCGAACGTGCCGGTGGCGACGATCGATCCGTACGACATCGCCGCCGTCGCCGCGGAGTCCCTGACCACGCCGGGGCACGAGGGGCGGGCGTACGCCATCACCGGTCCCGGCTCGCTCCTGCCCGCCGACAGGCTGCGGGTGCTGGGTGAGCTGCTGGGCCGCGACCTGCGGCTGGAGCCGCTGTCGAACGCCGAAGCCCGTGTGACGATGAGCGCGGAGATGCCGGAGAAGTACGTCGACGCCTTCTTCCGCTTCTTCGCCGAGGGCGAGTTCGACGACTCCGAGGTCACGGGTGCCGTCCAGGACCTCACCGGACGGGAGCCGCGGCCGTTCGCCGCCTGGGCCCGAACCCACCTCGCCGCCTTCCGCTAGCCGCGATTCATCCTCTAGTTGCGGTAGTTGCACGCGCAAGGACCGCAACTAGAGGACGAAACGCGGGGCTTCAGACCAAGAAGTGGAAGAGCGGGCTGCCGGGTTCGACGCGCTCCACCTGCAGCGGGCTCACGTCTAGCCGGTGCAGCAGGCCCTCCAGGTCACCGGCCCGCGCGAGTTCGATGCCGATCAGCGCGGGGCCGGTCTCGCGGCTGTTGCGCTTCACGTACTCGAACCGCGTGATGTCGTCGTCCGGCCCGAGGACCTCGTCGAGGAACCGCCTCAGCGCGCCGGGCTCCTGCGGGAATCCCACCAGGAAGTAGTGCTTCAGTCCTTCGTGGATCAACGACCGTTCGAGCACTTCGCCGTAGCGGCTGACGTCGTTGTTGCCGCCGGACACGACGCACACCACGATCTGGCCGGGGTCGATCTTCACCGTCGAGCCCAGCGACGCGGCCGCGAGCGCGCCCGCGGGTTCGGCGATCACGCCGTCGGACTGGTACATCGCGAGCATTTCCGTGCACACCGCGCCCTCGGCGACGTCGGTGAGTTCGACGCCGCCGTCGCGGACCAGCGGATACGTCACCGATCCGGCCAGCGCGACCGCCGCACCGTCGACGAACGTGTCGACGCCTTCGAGCCGCACCGGCTCGCCCGCCGCGAGCGCGGCGGCCATACAGGTCGCGCCCGCCGGTTCGACCCCGACGATCCGCATCTCCGGCGCCCGCTCCGCGGCCCACGCGGCGATCCCCGCGAGCAGGCCGCCACCGCCGACCGGCACCACCATGACGTCCGGGACGAACCCGAGCTGCGCGACGACCTCCATCGCGACCGTGCCCTGTCCGGCGACCGTCTCCGGCGCGTCGAAAGCGGGGACCAGCGTCGCGCCGGTGCTCTCCGCGTCCTGCTTCGCGGCGGTGAAGGCGTCTTCGTAGGTCTCGCCGACGACGATGACCTCGATATGCGAACCGCCCAGCGTCGCGATCCGCTCGCGCTTCTGCCGGGGAGTCGTGCCCGGCACGTAGACACGGCCTGTCGCGCCGAGACGGCGGCACGCGTACGCGACACCCTGCGCGTGGTTGCCCGCGCTCGCGCAGACGACGCCGCGTTCCCGGTGCGCCGCGTCGAGCTGGACGATGAAGTTGTAGGCACCGCGGATCTTGTACGAGCGCACGGTCTGGAGGTCTTCGCGTTTGAGCCAGACCCGGGCGTCGACCCGTGCCGAGAGCCGCTCGTTCGGTTCCAGCGGCGTGCGGGTCACCACCCCGGCCAGTCGTTTCGCGGCCTCTTCGACCGTTCGGGCGCTCACCGTTTCGATCCCTTGCACGAATGCTGAATGTACCTACCACCTCGGGCCACGTCGGAGAGTGGTCCAGTGGGTGCGCGGGATGTCGGTGGCCTGTGGTCCACTGGACGCCATGGTGAGCAAGGTCGACGGAGTCCGGAGTCTCGATGCGTTGCGCGAGCTGGTCCACAGTGGCGCGGAGCCCGAGTACCAGCTCTTCTACGGCCACACCCCGCTCAAGAGCGGCCGGGTCAACGCGGCCTGCCTGAGCCAGTGGTGGCTGGCGCCGTTCGTCGCGGGCGGCGAGCGGTACCCGACGGCCGAGCACTACATGATGGCGAGCAAGGCCGAACTGTTCGGCGATTACGAGGCCGCGGAGAACATCCGTCAGGCGCCGGACCCCAAAACCGCCAAGATCCTCGGCCGCGAGGTCTCGGGCTTCGACGGGGACAAGTGGGAGCGGCACCGCTTCGACATCGTCGTCGACGGGAACCTGGAGAAGTTCCGCCAGCACGCCGAACTGAGCGAGTTCCTGCTGAGCACGGGCGACAAGGTGATCGTCGAGGCGTCGAAGATGGACCTGGTCTGGGGCAGTGGCGTCGCCCGTGACGACAAGAACGCCACGCGCCCCGACTACTGGCGCGGGCAGAACCTCCTGGGCTTCGCGCTGATGGAGGTCCGCGAGCAGCTGCGCGGCTAGTTGTCGACGCCCAGGGTCTTCTGGAGCGCCTTGTTCGCCTTGCGTGCCATGTCCGCGACAGCCTCGCGACGCGCGGCGTCGGCGGCGTAGTCGTCCTGCCGGTTCCGCACCACGCGGGCGGGCGAGCCGACGGCGATCGAGTAGTCCGGGATGTCGCCCCGCACCACCGCGTGCGCGCCGAGGACGCAGCCGCGGCCGACCCGCGTGCCCTTGAGCACGGAGACCTTGGTGCCGATCCAGGTGTCCGGCCCGATCCGCACCGGCGACTTCACGATGCCCTGATCCTTGATCGGGACGGTGATGTCGGTGGTGACATGGTCGAAGTCGCAGATGTACACCCAGTCCGCGACGAGCGTGGCCGCGCCGAGTTCGATGTCGAGATAGCCGTTGAGGACGTTCTGGCGCCCGAACACCGCCTTGTCGCCGATGCGCAGCGAACCCTCGTGGCAGCGGATCGCGTTGCCGTCGCCGATGTGCACCCAGCGGCCGATCTCCAGCCGCCCGTAGCCGGGACGGCAGTGGATCTCGACGTCCTTGCCGAGGAACACCATGCCGCGCAGGATGATGTGCGGATTCGCGACGCGGAACTTCATCAGCCGCCAGTACCGGACCAGGTACCAAGGCGTGTACGCGCGGTTTCGCAGCACCCAGCGCAGCGAATCCTTGGTCAGGAACTTCGCCTGACGCGGATCACGACGGGCCTGGCCCCAGGCGCGGAGCCGGGACAACGCGGGCGCACCCCACATGGACGTCATACCGGTGACCGTAACCTGTGATCAGGCCGCCGACCGCAAAGGGGAGCACGCGTATGGGCACCAAGCTGATCATCGACACGGACCCGGGGGTCGACGACGCCTTCGCGCTGGCCTTGGCCACGCAAGCCGAGGACGTCGACCTGCTGGGCGTGACCACGGTGTTCGGCAACGTGCCGTTGAGTCACACCACCGCCAACGCCCGCAACCTGTTGCAGCTTTTCGGCCGCGAGGACGTCCCCGTCGCCGCCGGCGCGGAGCGGCCGCTGGTGTACGACAACGCCAAACCCGCCGGTTTCGTCCATGGTCAGGACGGTCTTTCCGGGCACGCAGGCACCCTGCCGGAGGCGAAGCGCGCGCTCGACGAACGCGGCGCCGTCCGCCTGCTGGTGGATCTGCTGGAAGCCGCCGACGAGCCGGTGACCATCGCCCCGATCGGCCCGCTCACGAACATCGCGCTGCTGCTGGCGGCCCATCCGCAGATCCGCGAGAAGATCGGCCGGATCGTCATCATGGGCGGCGGGGTGGCCAAGGGGAACTCCACCACGGCCGCCGAATTCAACATCTGGAGCGATCCCGAGGCCGCCCGCCGGGTACTGGTCGACGGGGACATCCCGACGGTGCTGGTCCCGCTGGACCTCACGCACCAGTGCTCGGTCGACACGGCCTGGCTCGGCAAACTCGCCGCGTCCGGCCCGCTCGGCGCGGCACTCGAAGCGCTCACGCCCACGTACGTCGAGCACTACACCCCCGTCCTCGGTTTCCCCGGGATGGTCATGCACGACGCGGTCGCGGTGGCCGAGGCGATCCGGCCGGGCATCCTCGGCACCGAGTCGTACCCCGTGGACGTCGAGTGCGGCTTCGGCCCCGCGCGCGGCGCGACACTGGTGGACCGGCGAAGGCTGCGGAGCACCGATCCGCAGGCCGTGCCGGGCCGCACCATCGACGTCGCGCTGACCACCGACGTCGACGCCTTCCGCGAGTTCGTGCTCAGCCGCATCGTCGGGGGTCTGTGATGGAACAGGAAACCTCCCGCCGCCGCAGACTTCCGGTGATCATCGCCGCGGTCGTCGTCGCGGGCGCCGCCCTGGTCGCCGCCATCACCTTCGCGCCGAAGGACGAGCCGAAGCCGGAAGCCGCCGCCGTCCAGTCCTCGGTCGTCCCCGCGCCGCCGACGTCGTCGTCCGCGCCCGCGGAGATACCGAAGGAACAGCCGAAGGTCCCGCAGCAGATGGGCAAGGAGTTCGACGCCTGGGTGTCGAAGACCAGCGGCTGGCTCGACATCCCGTTGCGCGCGATGACCGGCTACGCGAAGACCACCGTGACACTGAGCAAGGACACGCCGGGCTGCCGCCTGTCCTGGGTGACTCTCGCGGCACTCGGGAAGATCGGCTCCGACCACGGCCGCGCCAAGGGGTCGAGCCTCAACGACGCCGGGATGATGACCGTTCCGCTCGGGACGGTCGAGGTCCGCGACTTCTACAACAAGGTCGTGTCCACCCCGAACGCGAGCGGACCGCTGCAACTCGCGCCGTCGGTCTGGGGCCAGTTCCAGGCTTCGGCGAGCGGCGCCAAGCCGGATCCGCAGAACATCGACGACGCCACGCTCACCGCCGGACGTGCCCTGTGCGCGAACGGCCGCGACCTCGGCCAGGGCCAGACGTGGTGGAACGCGGTGAGCACGCTGCAGCCCGCGCCGCTGCTG
Proteins encoded in this region:
- a CDS encoding C40 family peptidase, which gives rise to MEQETSRRRRLPVIIAAVVVAGAALVAAITFAPKDEPKPEAAAVQSSVVPAPPTSSSAPAEIPKEQPKVPQQMGKEFDAWVSKTSGWLDIPLRAMTGYAKTTVTLSKDTPGCRLSWVTLAALGKIGSDHGRAKGSSLNDAGMMTVPLGTVEVRDFYNKVVSTPNASGPLQLAPSVWGQFQASASGAKPDPQNIDDATLTAGRALCANGRDLGQGQTWWNAVSTLQPAPLLMHRTLATVNVYGTVGQSPQPPNTAALSAVNFAIDKIGLPYVWGGNGTGGGDPGFDCSGLTTAAYASAGVKLMRTAHTQYHSVSKVNDPQLGDLIFYGEPNTKIHHVGLYIGNQQMIDAPQTGQAVQVHTYRKQGDDYAGAGRPAA